The region TTACAAAGTTTACGCAGTAATTGCGCCAAGTATTGTAAGCCAATTTAAATACGCTCGCATCGAACAAGTCGTAACCGGCATTAAGATGTTAGGATTCCACCAAGTTGTAGAGGCTGCCTTAGGCGCAGACATTGACCTGCACTTAGAAACCGAAGAACTTGTTGAAAAAGGATTGTTACTTACTTCTTGTTGTCCGTCGTTTGTAATGTATGTTGAGAAATTTTTCCCCGAACTTGCTAAATACATTTCAAACAACGCTTCGCCAATGATACAAACTGCAAGGTTAATTAAGGCAACCGACCCAACGGCAAAAATTGTCTTTATAGGTCCGTGCAGTAGCAAAAAAATAGAATACAAATTGCCAAAGACGGGGGGAGCGATTGATTGTGTAATTTCATTTGAAGAACTGCAAGCATTTTTAGACGCTCGTGATATTGACGTAGCGCATCTAAGCGATACTGTGCTAAATAACGGTTCTTTCTATGGTAGAATTTTTGCAAAGAGCGGAGGAATTGTCGAAGGCATTACTTATCAGGCTAAAAAATTAGGTATTGACGTTTCTTCGGTTTCTATGAATGGTATTAGCGAATGTAAGACCGAACTGTTTAAGCTTAAATTAGGCAGAGCGACTGCGAAATTCTTTGAAGGTATGGCTTGCGAAGGCGGTTGTATTAATGGCGCATTGTGCCTAACTCACGGAGCTAAAAATTCGGTTGATGTTGATAAATACGGCAATGAGGCAAAAGAAAAAGATATTACTAATTCGGTTGAAATATTTAATTTAAATAAAAATCAAGATTAATAATCATAAACTATCAACCCAGTTAAAGTCATAAATTTAATAGCAAAATATATATAAAACTGTCTATTTAGGCAGTTTTATATTTTTTGTATATTAAGAAATATTTTACAAATGGATATTGACTTTAATGAAATTTGTGTTAAAATGTTATACGTAGGATACTTTCTTATTGACGTAAAGTTGTCGACATCTAGGCGCTTACAAAGGACATATACAAATGAAATTAAACAAACTTTTTAGGGTTTTATCGCTTGTATTAATCGCTATTTTAGTAGCGACCTCTTTTCCTTTACAGTTCTTTTCAGTTTATGCGTTGCCAAGCGGAAAGTTTAAAGAAAGAAAACCGCTTAGAGTAGGGTTTTTTGAATTTGACGGTTATCATAATGTATCAACAGACGATAAAGGCAATATAAGTCGCAGTGGCTATGGTTACGAATATTTGCAAGAATTAGCCAAGATTACAGGCTGGAATTATGATTATATAGATACTAACTCCAAAAAAGAACCTTTGTCCTGGAAGGACGCCCAACAAATGTTGATAGATGGCGAAATTGATATTTTAACTTCGGCTCAGTATAATGCAGAAAGGGATAAAATATTTGATTATCCCGACCAAGATATGGGGCAGAGCTACATAATTCTTACCGTTAAGAAGGGTGAAACGCATTATACTTATAATGGATTTGAAGAATTTAACGGAATGAATATCG is a window of Clostridia bacterium DNA encoding:
- a CDS encoding 4Fe-4S dicluster domain-containing protein, with the translated sequence MRIFDTNVQLLKYNTLKEVIRHIDREDMADIYIDIPKTIAPGPKAMNRCCIYKERAVLQERIKLALGGDTSNPNVIEVIDIACDECPIDGIMVTDACRGCIQHPCKENCPKNAITIINKHAVIDKDKCIECGKCVKVCPYSAIIQQRRPCIASCKVNAISMSEDKKARIDNDKCISCGACVYQCPFGAMSDKSLITQTIEILKQSANNQNYKVYAVIAPSIVSQFKYARIEQVVTGIKMLGFHQVVEAALGADIDLHLETEELVEKGLLLTSCCPSFVMYVEKFFPELAKYISNNASPMIQTARLIKATDPTAKIVFIGPCSSKKIEYKLPKTGGAIDCVISFEELQAFLDARDIDVAHLSDTVLNNGSFYGRIFAKSGGIVEGITYQAKKLGIDVSSVSMNGISECKTELFKLKLGRATAKFFEGMACEGGCINGALCLTHGAKNSVDVDKYGNEAKEKDITNSVEIFNLNKNQD